The Leifsonia sp. ZF2019 DNA segment GCAGGCCTTCCTGCTCGATGTCGTGATGCGTGACGGCGCAGCGGCGGGGGTTCTGGTGCGCCGAGCCGACGGCGCCGTGCAGGAGGTGGCGGCGGACGCCGTCGTCCTCGCGACGGGCGGCCTCGGACAGCTGTATGCCCACACGACCAACCCCGCCGTCGCCACCGGCGACGGCGTCGCGGCCGCCTGGCGGGCGGGAGCGGCCATCGCCGACCTGGAGTTCGTGCAGTTCCACCCCACCGCACTGGCTGTGCCCGGGTCGTTCCTGGTGTCGGAGGCCGTGCGCGGCGAGGGCGCCGTGCTGCGCAACGCGCGCGGCGAGCGGTTCATGCTCGACGTGCATCCCGACGCCGAGCTGGCCCCGCGCGACGTGGTCGCCCGCGGGATCGCGGTCGAGATGGCCGCACAGGGCGGCGCTCCTGTGGTGCTGGACGCGACCGCGCTCGGCGCCGCGTTCCTCGCACGCCGCTTCCCCACGATCGACGCCGCGTGCCGGGCGGCCGGGATGGACTGGGCGCGCGAACCGGTGCCGGTCACCCCGGCCGCGCACTACGCCATGGGCGGCGTCGCCACCGACACCAGCGGCCGCACCACCGTTCCCGGTCTCTTCGCCGTCGGCGAGGTCGCGTGCACCGGCACGCACGGAGCGAACAGGCTCGCGTCGAATTCGCTGCTCGAGGGGCTGGTCTTCGCGCACCGCGCAGCCCGTGCGATCGGGCGACCGTGGGAGGCCGCCCCGGAGTGGATCGCGGAGGCGTCCGTCGCGACGGCACCGTCGTCCTCGCCCCACCCCGACGGCACAGCCGAAGACCAGCATGCCGTTCCGGGCATGCGGTTCGAGCGCGCGCGGCTCCAGCGTCTGATGTGGGACGCCGCCGGCGTCCACCGCGACCGCGCCGGGCTCACGAAGGCCGCCGCGGAGCTCGCCGCCACCGCCGATCCCGAACCCGGCGAGGACCGCGACCTGCTGCAGGTCGGGCGTCTCGTCGTCGCCGCCGCCCTCGCCCGCGAGGAGTCGCGCGGCGCCCACTTCCGCTCCGACTTCCCCGCCCCCGCCGACCCTCCCGCGCGGCACACGGTGCTCCTGCCCGTCGCGCACGTGCAGAAAGCCGCCCTCGCATGCTGACCCGCCAGATCATCGAGACCGCCGTCCGGGCCGCCCTCGTGGAGGACGCACCCTGGGGCGACCTCACCAGCCAGCTCCTCATTCCCGAGACGGCATACGCGACCGCCCGGCTCGTCGCGCGCGAGCCGGGGACCTTCGCCGGCGGCGAGGTCTTCGCCGCCGCGATGACGCTCACGGACCCAGCGGTCGAGGTGATCCTGGAACGTGCAGACGGGGAGGAGTTCGCGGCGGGCGACGTGCTCGCGACGGTGAGCGGACCCGCCCGCTCCGTGCTCCAGGGCGAGCGGGTCGCCCTGAACTTCGTGCAGCGGATGAGCGGCATCGCCACCCTCACCGCCGCATTCGTCGCCGAGGTCGCCGGGACGTCCGCGCGGGTGGTCGACACGCGCAAGACCACCCCCGGACTGCGTGCCTTCGAGCGCCACGCCGTGCGCGCCGGCGGCGGCCACAACCACCGCTACTCGCTCTCCGACGCCGTCATGGCCAAGGACAACCACCTCGCGGTGCTGACGGCGCAGTCCGGCCTCAGCGTCACCGACGCCTTGCTCGCGGTGCGGGCGCAGCTCTCGCACACGACGCACCTGGAGGTCGAGGTCGACCGCATCGATCAGATCGAGGCGGTGCTGGCCGCCGGGGTCGACACGATCATGCTCGACAACTTCACGGTCGACGAGCTGCGCGAGGGCGTCGCCCTGGTCGGCGGACGCGCGATCGTCGAGGCCAGCGGCAACGTGAGCCTCGCGACCGTGCGCTCCATCGCCGAGACCGGGGTCGACGTGATCTCGTCGGGCGCGCTGACGCACAGCGTGCGCTCGCTCGACCTAGGCCTGGACGTGGTGGTCGAGTCGCCGTGACCGGCGGGCTGTACCTCGACGCGGCCGCGACGTCCGCGGTTCGCCGCGAGGTGCTGGAGGCGATGTGGCCGTACCTGACCGGCAACTTCGGCAACCCGTCCAGTCATCACACCGTCGGAGAGTCCGCCGCGCGCGCCCTCGCCGACGCGCGCGCCACCGTCGCGACGTGGCTCGGGTGCCGCGCGTCCGAGGTCGTCTTCACCTCCGGCGGCACGGAGGCGGACAATCTGGCCGTCAAGGGGATCGCCCTCGCGTCCCCGCGCGGACGCCACATCGTCACGACGCCGATCGAGCACGAGGCGGTGCTGGAGTCGGTCGACCAACTGGTTCGGCTGCACGGCTTCGAGGCGACGATGGTGCCCGTCGGCGCGGACGGCCTCGTCGACCCCGCGGCCTTCGCCGCGGCGCTGCGTCCGGACACGACCCTCGCGAGCGTCATGCTCGCGAACAACGAGGTCGGAACGGTGCAGCCGATCGCCGAGCTCGCCGCGCTCGCGCACGAGCACCGCATCCCCTTCCACACCGACGCGGTGCAGGCGGCGGGCTGGCTGCCGCTGGACGTCCGGGAGCTCGGGGTCGACGCGCTGAGCGTCTCTGGCCACAAGATCGGCGCGCCCAAGGGCATCGGCGCACTGTTCGTGCGCGGCCGCATCCCGCTGGAGCCGGTGCTGCACGGCGGAGGCCAGGAGCGCGGGCGCCGCTCGGGGACGGAGAACGTCGCGGGCGCGGTCGGCCTCGCCGCCGCGGCACGGCTGGCGGTGGAGGGTCGCGCGGCGAACGCCGCCGCCGCGACGAGCGCACGGGACGCCTTCATCGCGGCCGTGCTGACCGCCGCGCCCGATGCACAGCTCACGGGGCATCCGGCCCGGCGCCTCCCGGGCACGGCGTCGTTCGTCTTCCCCGGCACCAACGGGGAGGCCGTACTGCTCGAACTCGAACGGCACGGGATCGTCTCCTCGAGCGGGTCCGCCTGCGCCGCCGGAAGCGAGGACGCCTCGCACGTGCTCCTCGCCCTCGGATATCCCGAGGACCTCGCGCGCACCGCGGTCCGCTTCTCGTGGGGGCCGGAGGTCGGGGCGGCAGAGCTCGCCGCGGTCGCGCCCGCCGTCGGCGACGCGGTGCGTGCCGTGCGCGGACTGGGCCGCTGACCGGAGCCCGTTCTATTCCCGGTTTCGCGGTCAGTGAACGGCGGGATCGTTTACCCGCGCGAAACCCCGGATGTCCGCGGTCACGGATACTGTTGACCGGTGACTGAGCAGACCTCACCTGTGCCCGACGCCCTCGCCGAGCCCGCCGCGCCCGCGGTGACCGAGCCGGTGGTGACGGCCGCCGCCGCGGAGGCCGCCGCCGACCCGCGGGTCGAGCGCCGCAACAACCGCGTGATCTGGCTGCTCCTCGCCGCGACGTTCGTCGTCATCCTCAACGAGACGATCATGACGGTCGCCATCCCGAAGCTGATGGACGACCTCAAGATCGACGCCCTGGCCGCGCAGTGGCTGTCCACCGCGTTCATGCTGACGATGGCGATCGTGATCCCGATCACCGGGTTCCTGCTGCAGCGGTTCACGACCCGCGCGATGTTCATCACGGCGATGTCCCTCTTCTCGCTGGGCACCCTGACCGCGGCGCTGGCCCCGGGCTTCGCGGTGCTGGTCGGCGCGCGCGTCATCCAGGCGTCCGGCACGGCGATGATGCTCCCGCTCCTGATGACGACACTGATGACGCTCGTACCCCCGGCGAAGCGTGGCCGCACGATGGGCAACGTCTCCATCGTCATCTCGGTCGCGCCCGCCATCGGCCCGACCATCTCGGGGTTCATCCTCAACTACCTGGCCTGGCGCTGGATCTTCCTCATCGTGCTGCCGATCGCGCTGGTCATGCTGCTCATCGGGATGCGCTTCGTCGAGAACGTCACCGAGACGCAGAAGGTCCGCATCGACGTGCTGTCGGTCGTGCTCTCCGCGCTCGGTTTCGGCGGTCTCGTCTACGGTCTCAGCCTGTCGGGCGAGTCGGGCGGCACGTCGGCCGGCCCGGCGCTCTGGATCTCGCTCGCGGTCGGCGTGGCCGGCCTGGCCGCGTTCATCCTGCGCCAGCTGATCCTGCAGCGCAGCGACCGGGCGCTGCTCGACCTCCGCACCTTCCGCTCCCCCGTGTTCACGGTATCGATCGTCCTGATGACGATCAGCACCGCGGCGATGTTCGGCGTGATCATCGTGCTGCCGCTCTACCTGCAGCACGTGCTCCACCTCGACACGCTGTCCACGGGTCTGCTCCTCCTCCCCGGCGGGCTGGTGATGGGCCTCGCGGCACCGTTCGTCGGCCGCCTCTACGACCGGTTCGGCCCGCGCGTCCTCGTCGTGCCCGGCTCGATCCTGGTCAGCCTCGCGCTGTGGTCGCTGACGTTGGTGGGCGAGCACACCCCGGTGCCGATGGTCCTCGCCGCGCACGTCGTGATGAGCCTGGGCCTGGCCCTCATGTTCACCCCGCTGTTCACGGCGGGACTGGGCGCCGTGCCACCGCACCTGTACTCGCACGGCAGCGCGATCGTCGGCACCGTGCAGCAGGTCGGCGGCGCCGCCGGCACGGCCCTGCTGGTCGCGGTGCTGTCCGCCCAGACCGCCGCGCTCTCGGCGGGCGGGGCCTCCCTGGACGCCGCCACCGCCGGTGGAATCAAGCTGGCGTTCGTGGCCGCGGCGATCATCTCGCTGTTCGCGATCGTCGGCTCCTTCTTCATCAGCAAACCGGCCGACGCGCTGCCCGAGGGCACGTTCGCGCACTGACCCGTATCGAGGTTCACGTCGTGGCCGCTATTCCGGCCGAATGAGGGCCACGACGTGAACCTCGGGACCCGTAGCCAGACGGGACGCCGGGTGGCATCATGGGCGGGTCGGGGCGTCACGAGGAGGCAGCCGTGTCCATCATCCAGACCACCGAACCGGGCGAGGCGACAGGTGATGTCGCCGAGATCTACGCCGACGACGAGCGCACCATCGGCTACGTCCCCGAGCACACGCGGGTCATGGCCGTCAACCCCGAGGCGTACCGGGCCTGGGAGCAGCTGATCCGCGCGATCGCCTCCCCACTCGGGCTGCGCCGCTATGAGCTGGTCACACTGGCCGCCGCACAGGGCGGCCATTCCGCGCACTGCCGGCTCGCCCACGGCAACCGGATGCGGACCCTCATCGACGAGGAGCAGCTCGAAGCCATCGCGAGGGACTACCGCCACGCCGATCTGAGCGCCGCCGAGGTCGCGATGATGGAGCACGCCGAGCGCATCAGCACCGACGCGCCGGACATGACGGAGGCGGACGCACAGCGACTCCGGGAGGTCGGATTCACCGACCGGGAGATCGTGGACATCACGCTCGCCGCCGCCGCTCGCAACTACTTCAGCCGGGCGATCCAAGCGCTCGGGGTCGCGGTGGATGTCCCTCCCGGCCTGAGCGATCGGCTGCGCGGCGCCCTGCTGGCACCGCTCTGACGGCGGCACCAGCAGGGCGGCGGCCTCAGCCCGCCAGCGCGAGCCGCGCGGGCTCCGGCGTGTCCACGAGGTGACGGGCGTAGGCCGGGATGGTCAGGAACGTCGGGAACTCCTCGCCGAGGGAGACCTCCCGCAGGATGTCCGCGGCCTCGGTGTAGTGGTCGTCGCCGTCGGCCGAACGCAGCCGGGCCACCTCCTCGTCGAGGATCCCCTGGACGAGAGCCCGGTCGACGGGGGTGCCTTCCGCTGTCGTGACCCGGTTGTCGATCCACTGGCGCAGGAGGGAGCGGGAGATCTCGGCGGTGGCGGCGTCCTCCATGAGCCCGTCGATGGCGACGGCGCCGGTGCCGCCCAGCCACGCCGCGATGTAGCGGAGGGCGACCGAGACGTTGGAGCGCACCCCGGCGTCGGTGACCGTACTGTCGGCGGTGGTCACGTCGAGCAGGTCCGCAGCACTGACCGACACCTCCCGGCACAGCCGGGAGACCTGGTTGGGCCGCTCCCCCAGCACCGCGTCGAACTCGGCGAGCGCGGTGGGGATGAGGTCGGGGTGGGCGACCCAGGTGCCGTCGAAGCCGTCGCCGGCCTCGCGGCGCTTGTCCTCGGCGACCTTGGCGAGCGCCCGCTCGGTGGCCTCCGGATCGCGGCGATTCGGGATGAAGGCGCTCATGCCGCCGATGGCGTGCGCGCCCCGCTTGTGGCAGGTCGCGACGAGCAGTTCGGTGTAGGCGCGCATGAAGGGGACGGTCATCGTGATCCGGTCCCGGTCGCCGAACGCGAAGCGACGGCCACGGCCGAGGAAGGTCTTGATGATCGAGAAGATGTAGTCCCAGCGTCCGGCGTTCAGCCCGGCGCAGTGGTCGCGCAGCTCGTAGAGGATCTCCTCCATCTCGAACGCGGCGGGGATCGTCTCGATCAGCACGGTCGCACGGACCGTGCCGACGGGCATCCCGATGCGCTGCTGCGCGAAGACGAAGATGTCGTTCCACAGGCGGGCCTCGAGGTGCGACTCGAGCTTCGGCAGGTAGAAGTACGGCCCCCGGCCGCCGTCGACCAGGGCCTGGGCGTTGTGCCAGAAGTACAGACCGAAGTCGGTCAGCGCGGCGCTCGCGGGGGCGGTGCGCCCGGCGCGGTCGGTGAACGCGAGGTGCTTCTCGACCAGGTGCCAGCCGCGGGGGCGCATCACGATGGTCGGCGTGTGCTCGAGCGGGGTGGTGACGCGGTACTCCTTGCCGTCCGGGCTCGTGAACTCCAGCTCGCCGCGGACGGCGTCGCGCAGGGTGCGCTGGCCGCCGACGACGTTGCTCCAGGTCGGGCTCGTGGCGTCCTCCTGGTCGGCGAGCCAGACGCGGGCACCGGAGTTGAGGGCGTTGATCGCCATCTTCGGGTCGGTCGGGCCCGTGATCTCCACCCGGCGGTCGTCGAGGCCGGGCCCGGCTCCGGCGACGCGCCAGGTCGGGTCCTCGCGGATGGCGGCCGTCGCGCTCAGGAAGCGCGGGTCGCGCCCGTTGCCGGCCTCGCCGCGGTGCTGCTGGCGTTCGGCGAGCAGCTCCTGGCGACGGGCGGCGAACGCCTGGTGCAGGTGGTCGAGGAAGCCGAGGGCCTCCGGGGTCAGGATGTCGTCCGAGCCGGGAACGGTCGGACCGGTGATCTCGATCATGGTCGTGTCTCCTTGGTCAGTGCGCCAGCCGGTCAGAACTGGTGCTGTTCGGTGGATCCCACGAGGGCGAGGGTGGCGCTGTCGGGGTTGAGCGCGGTCGCGACGCGGTCGAAGTAGCCGGTGCCGACCTCCCGCTGGTGGCGGGTGGCGGTGTAGCCGTCGGCCTCGGAGGCGAACTCGGCCTCCTGCAGGTCGACGTAGGCGCTCATCTGCCGCGAGGCGTAGTCGCGGGCGAGCGTGTACATCGAGTGGTTGAGGGCGTGGAAGCCGGCCAGCGTGATGAACTGGAAGGCGTAGCCCATGGCCGCCAGCTCCCGCTGGAAGCGCGCGATGGTGTCGTCGTCGAGGTGCGAGCGCCAGTTGAAGGACGGCGAGCAGTTGTAGGCGAGTTTCTTGCCCGGGTACCGCGCGTGGATCGCTTCGGCGAAGCGACGGGCCAGCTCCAGGTCGGGCTCGGCCGACTCCACCCAGAGGAGGTCGGCGTACGGCGCGTACGCCAGCCCGCGCGAGATCACGGGGTCGATGCCGTTGGTCACCTCGTAGAACCCCTCGGCGGTGCGGGTGCCGGTCAGGAAGGGGCGGTCGCGCTCGTCGTGGTCGCTCGTCAGCAGCGTCGCGGCCAGCGAGTCCGTGCGGGCGATGACGATGGTCGGGACTCCCGCGACGTCGGCGGCGAGCCGCGCGGCGTTGAGGGTGCGGATGTGCTGCCCGGTCGGGATGAGGACCTTGCCGCCCATGTGACCGCACTTCTTCTCGCTGGCGAGCTGGTCCTCCCAGTGCACGCCCGCCGCGCCGGCCTGGATCATCCCGTGCATGAGCTCGTATGCGTTGAGCGGGCCGCCGAAACCGGCCTCCGCGTCGGCGACGATCGGCGCCATCCAGTCGGACACGGCGCCGTCGACGCCCTCGACCTGGCCCGCCCGCAGCAGCGCGTTGTTGATGCGGCGCACGACGGCCGGGACGGAGTTGGCCGGGTACAGGCTCTGGTCGGGGTAGGTCTGGCCGGAGAGGTTCGCATCGGCCGCGACCTGCCAGCCGGAGAGGTAGATGGCCTCGAGCCCGGCGCGCACCTGTTGTACAGCCTGGTTGCCGGTGAGTGCGCCGAGGGCGGCGACCCACTGCGC contains these protein-coding regions:
- a CDS encoding carboxymuconolactone decarboxylase family protein, whose translation is MSIIQTTEPGEATGDVAEIYADDERTIGYVPEHTRVMAVNPEAYRAWEQLIRAIASPLGLRRYELVTLAAAQGGHSAHCRLAHGNRMRTLIDEEQLEAIARDYRHADLSAAEVAMMEHAERISTDAPDMTEADAQRLREVGFTDREIVDITLAAAARNYFSRAIQALGVAVDVPPGLSDRLRGALLAPL
- the aceA gene encoding isocitrate lyase, which produces MSTAAHPEHRPGDTTQTAAALQLEWDADPRWSGIRRDYTAADVVALRGPVREEQTLARRGAERLWELIQRDGAGPDAQWVAALGALTGNQAVQQVRAGLEAIYLSGWQVAADANLSGQTYPDQSLYPANSVPAVVRRINNALLRAGQVEGVDGAVSDWMAPIVADAEAGFGGPLNAYELMHGMIQAGAAGVHWEDQLASEKKCGHMGGKVLIPTGQHIRTLNAARLAADVAGVPTIVIARTDSLAATLLTSDHDERDRPFLTGTRTAEGFYEVTNGIDPVISRGLAYAPYADLLWVESAEPDLELARRFAEAIHARYPGKKLAYNCSPSFNWRSHLDDDTIARFQRELAAMGYAFQFITLAGFHALNHSMYTLARDYASRQMSAYVDLQEAEFASEADGYTATRHQREVGTGYFDRVATALNPDSATLALVGSTEQHQF
- the aceB gene encoding malate synthase A gives rise to the protein MIEITGPTVPGSDDILTPEALGFLDHLHQAFAARRQELLAERQQHRGEAGNGRDPRFLSATAAIREDPTWRVAGAGPGLDDRRVEITGPTDPKMAINALNSGARVWLADQEDATSPTWSNVVGGQRTLRDAVRGELEFTSPDGKEYRVTTPLEHTPTIVMRPRGWHLVEKHLAFTDRAGRTAPASAALTDFGLYFWHNAQALVDGGRGPYFYLPKLESHLEARLWNDIFVFAQQRIGMPVGTVRATVLIETIPAAFEMEEILYELRDHCAGLNAGRWDYIFSIIKTFLGRGRRFAFGDRDRITMTVPFMRAYTELLVATCHKRGAHAIGGMSAFIPNRRDPEATERALAKVAEDKRREAGDGFDGTWVAHPDLIPTALAEFDAVLGERPNQVSRLCREVSVSAADLLDVTTADSTVTDAGVRSNVSVALRYIAAWLGGTGAVAIDGLMEDAATAEISRSLLRQWIDNRVTTAEGTPVDRALVQGILDEEVARLRSADGDDHYTEAADILREVSLGEEFPTFLTIPAYARHLVDTPEPARLALAG
- a CDS encoding cysteine desulfurase family protein; its protein translation is MTGGLYLDAAATSAVRREVLEAMWPYLTGNFGNPSSHHTVGESAARALADARATVATWLGCRASEVVFTSGGTEADNLAVKGIALASPRGRHIVTTPIEHEAVLESVDQLVRLHGFEATMVPVGADGLVDPAAFAAALRPDTTLASVMLANNEVGTVQPIAELAALAHEHRIPFHTDAVQAAGWLPLDVRELGVDALSVSGHKIGAPKGIGALFVRGRIPLEPVLHGGGQERGRRSGTENVAGAVGLAAAARLAVEGRAANAAAATSARDAFIAAVLTAAPDAQLTGHPARRLPGTASFVFPGTNGEAVLLELERHGIVSSSGSACAAGSEDASHVLLALGYPEDLARTAVRFSWGPEVGAAELAAVAPAVGDAVRAVRGLGR
- the nadC gene encoding carboxylating nicotinate-nucleotide diphosphorylase; translation: MLTRQIIETAVRAALVEDAPWGDLTSQLLIPETAYATARLVAREPGTFAGGEVFAAAMTLTDPAVEVILERADGEEFAAGDVLATVSGPARSVLQGERVALNFVQRMSGIATLTAAFVAEVAGTSARVVDTRKTTPGLRAFERHAVRAGGGHNHRYSLSDAVMAKDNHLAVLTAQSGLSVTDALLAVRAQLSHTTHLEVEVDRIDQIEAVLAAGVDTIMLDNFTVDELREGVALVGGRAIVEASGNVSLATVRSIAETGVDVISSGALTHSVRSLDLGLDVVVESP
- the nadB gene encoding L-aspartate oxidase, which produces MARVVVVGSGIAGLVAALDAAHDHEVVLVTKAVLAESNTRYAQGGIAAALFPDDSSAAHAADTLRAGAGLAVLEAVDALCADAPQRIRELIDLGVRFDRDGDGLARGLEAAHSRARVLHAGGDATGAEIERALVAAVRSSAARIVEQAFLLDVVMRDGAAAGVLVRRADGAVQEVAADAVVLATGGLGQLYAHTTNPAVATGDGVAAAWRAGAAIADLEFVQFHPTALAVPGSFLVSEAVRGEGAVLRNARGERFMLDVHPDAELAPRDVVARGIAVEMAAQGGAPVVLDATALGAAFLARRFPTIDAACRAAGMDWAREPVPVTPAAHYAMGGVATDTSGRTTVPGLFAVGEVACTGTHGANRLASNSLLEGLVFAHRAARAIGRPWEAAPEWIAEASVATAPSSSPHPDGTAEDQHAVPGMRFERARLQRLMWDAAGVHRDRAGLTKAAAELAATADPEPGEDRDLLQVGRLVVAAALAREESRGAHFRSDFPAPADPPARHTVLLPVAHVQKAALAC
- a CDS encoding MDR family MFS transporter, translating into MTEPVVTAAAAEAAADPRVERRNNRVIWLLLAATFVVILNETIMTVAIPKLMDDLKIDALAAQWLSTAFMLTMAIVIPITGFLLQRFTTRAMFITAMSLFSLGTLTAALAPGFAVLVGARVIQASGTAMMLPLLMTTLMTLVPPAKRGRTMGNVSIVISVAPAIGPTISGFILNYLAWRWIFLIVLPIALVMLLIGMRFVENVTETQKVRIDVLSVVLSALGFGGLVYGLSLSGESGGTSAGPALWISLAVGVAGLAAFILRQLILQRSDRALLDLRTFRSPVFTVSIVLMTISTAAMFGVIIVLPLYLQHVLHLDTLSTGLLLLPGGLVMGLAAPFVGRLYDRFGPRVLVVPGSILVSLALWSLTLVGEHTPVPMVLAAHVVMSLGLALMFTPLFTAGLGAVPPHLYSHGSAIVGTVQQVGGAAGTALLVAVLSAQTAALSAGGASLDAATAGGIKLAFVAAAIISLFAIVGSFFISKPADALPEGTFAH